In the genome of Penaeus vannamei isolate JL-2024 chromosome 26, ASM4276789v1, whole genome shotgun sequence, one region contains:
- the LOC113815842 gene encoding glycine-rich protein-like: protein MASVRSTISLLVLLAFVCVAVAQPTFFLKKPSYGYGFGYGVGYGSHGGYPSYGYGSYNYKPYGHSYGYAYKQPSYHYW, encoded by the exons ATGGCGTCCGTACGATCCACT atctccctcctcgtcctcctcgccttCGTCTGCGTCGCCGTCGCGCAGCCCACGTTCTTCCTGAAGAAGCCCTCCTACGGCTACGGCTTCGGTTACGGCGTCGGCTACGGCTCGCACGGGGGCTACCCTTCCTACGGCTACGGGTCCTACAACTATAAGCCGTACGGACATTCCTATGGATACGc ATACAAGCAGCCCTCCTATCATTACTGGTAA